A single region of the Brassica rapa cultivar Chiifu-401-42 chromosome A03, CAAS_Brap_v3.01, whole genome shotgun sequence genome encodes:
- the LOC103856412 gene encoding uncharacterized protein LOC103856412, whose product MRFKKGTKVEVLTKSSVVPSGAWRSAEILSGNGHYYTVMYDTDHGATERVQRKSMRPEPPPVQVLHSWAPGDVLEVFESCSWKMAIVSKVLEEDCVLVRLIGSSLKVKADKCDIRVRQSWQDNEWIMVGQAYLKGEYVSFESKHKLNESHVLSTKGPKKRTYSLVEPHNPLKFLKRTEEQEDDRESVASSVGSCNMDGLSTVSFGPIETSNSSDTESSSCGRHRSIKNKKLSSPAKDSEAGDVHRLELDEYRSSIERLHASGPNITWEQETWITNLRLRLNISNEEHLMQIKNLISDDNSTTYR is encoded by the exons ATGAGATTCAAGAAAGGAACTAAAGTGGAAGTGTTGACCAAATCATCTGTTGTTCCATCTGGTGCTTGGAGATCTGCTGAGATACTCTCAGGAAATGGGCATTATTACACTGTCATGTATGATACTGATCACGGTGCTACAGAGAGGGTACAAAGGAAGAGCATGAGACCTGAGCCTCCTCCTGTACAAGTTCTACATTCTTGGGCTCCTGGTGACGTTCTTGAGGTTTTTGAAAGTTGTTCGTGGAAGATGGCAATCGTCTCCAAGGTTCTGGAGGAAGATTGTGTCTTGGTTAGATTGATTGGTTCGTCTCTGAAGGTGAAGGCAGACAAGTGTGACATTCGGGTTAGACAGTCTTGGCAAGACAACGAGTGGATCATGGTCGGTCAG GCGTATCTAAAAGGCGagtatgtttcatttgagaGCAAACACAAGCTCAATGAGTCTCATGTACTTTCGACGAAAGGTCCAAAGAAACGGACCTACTCTTTGGTTGAACCGCACAATCCGCTAAAGTTTCTTAAAAGAACAGAAGAACAAGAAGACGATAGAGAGAGTGTTGCATCTTCTGTTGGCAGTTGTAACATGGACGGTTTAAGCACTGTCTCTTTCGGTCCCATAGAAACCAGTAACTCTAGTGACACAGAGTCATCCTCTTGTGGCCGCCACAGAAGCATCAAGAACAAGAAGTTGAGTTCACCAGCGAAAGACTCAGAAGCTGGTGATGTTCATAGGTTAGAGCTGGATGAATACCGATCCAGCATTGAGAGACTGCATGCATCAGGACCTAACATAACATGGGAACAAGAAACCTGGATCACAAATCTCCGCTTGAGATTGAACATATCAAATGAGGAACATCTGATGCAGATAAAAAACCTCATCTCTGATGACAACAGCACTACTTACAGATAG
- the LOC103856419 gene encoding NADH-cytochrome b5 reductase-like protein isoform X1, with protein sequence MATSFFRRLARSAPIAFPAALRSQIKSGHGTFRFSAGAIAALSGGFSCYYLTSGNNLAYLDQAKEETGPKTGALFFTLFYFPFLRRAPPYTSSFFSYVVIFRLVSALNPDKWLEFKLQDTATVSHNTKLFRFSFDPSANLGLHVASCLLTRAPLGYNAEGKTKYVVRPYTPISDPEAKGYFDLLIKVYPDGKMSQHFASLKPGDVLEVKGPIEKFKYSPNMKKHIGMIAGGSGITPMLQVIDTIVKNPEDNTKITLLYANVSPDDILLKQKLDALQANHPNLKVFYTVDNPTKNWKGGVGYVSKDMALKGLPLPADDTLILVCGPPGMMEHVSGGKAPDWSQGEVKGILKELGFTEQMVFKF encoded by the exons ATGGCGACCTCCTTCTTCCGACGACTCGCTAGGTCAGCTCCGATCGCATTCCCCGCCGCACTCCGATCGCAAATCAAATCTGGTCATGGTACTTTCCGATTCTCCGCCGGCGCGATCGCGGCACTTTCCGGCGGATTCTCCTGTTACTACCTCACCTCCGGCAACAATCTG GCGTATCTGGATCAAGCTAAGGAAGAGACTGGACCCAAAACAGGTGCTCTCTTTTTTACTCTT ttttattttccttttttgcgTCGGGCTCCTCCAtacacttcttcttttttttcttatgttgttATTTTCCGACTGGTTTCAGCTCTGAACCCTGACAAATGGCTCGAGTTCAAGCTCCAAGACACTGCTACTGTTAGCCACAACACCAAGTTGTTCAG GTTCTCATTTGACCCCTCAGCTAATTTGGGTCTGCATGTTGCTTCTTGTCTCCTCACAAG GGCTCCTTTAGGCTATAATGCTGAAGGGAAAACGAAATATGTCGTTAGACC TTACACTCCTATATCAGACCCAGAGGCTAAGGGCTATTTCGATCTACTGATTAAG GTATACCCAGATGGAAAAATGAGTCAGCATTTTGCCAGCTTAAAACCGGGGGATGTGTTGGAAGTGAAAGG ACCCATTGAGAAGTTCAAATATTCGCCTAATATGAAGAAACATATTGGCATG ATTGCTGGTGGAAGTGGGATTACTCCAATGCTTCAGGTGATCGATACCATTGTGAAGAATCCTGAGGACAACACGAAG ATAACACTACTCTATGCCAATGTTTCTCCGGATGATATACTTCTAAAGCAAAAGCTCGATGCACTTCAGGCAAACCACCCAAACCTGAAG GTATTCTATACTGTTGACAATCCTACTAAAAATTGGAAAGGAGGAGTAGGTTACGTTTCAAAGGATATGGCTCTGAAAGGCTTACCTCTTCCTGCTGACGATACACTTATCCTC GTGTGTGGTCCTCCTGGGATGATGGAGCATGTATCCGGAGGCAAAGCTCCAGACTGGTCACAAGGAGAG GTTAAGGGAATACTCAAGGAACTCGGATTCACAGAGCAAATGGTTTTCAAATTCTGA
- the LOC103856413 gene encoding GTP-binding nuclear protein Ran-2, translated as MALPNQQTVDYPSFKLVIVGDGGTGKTTFVKRHLTGEFEKKYEPTIGVEVHPLDFFTNCGKIRFYCWDTAGQEKFGGLRDGYYIHGQCAVIMFDVTARLTYKNVPTWHRDLCRVCENIPIVLCGNKVDVKNRQVKAKQVTFHRKKNLQYYEISAKSNYNFEKPFLYLARKLAGDQNLHFVESPALAPPEVHIDVAEQQRNEADLIAAAAQPLPDDDDDAFE; from the exons ATG GCTCTACCTAACCAGCAAACCGTCGATTACCCTAGCTTCAAGCTCGTCATTGTTGGTGACGGAGGCACAG GAAAAACAACTTTCGTCAAGAGACATCTTACTGGAGAGTTCGAGAAGAAGTATGAAC CTACTATTGGTGTGGAGGTTCATCCTCTAGATTTCTTCACAAACTGTGGCAAGATCCGTTTCTACTGCTGGGACACTGCTGGTCAAGAAAAGTTCGGTGGCCTTAGAGATGGTTACTA CATCCATGGTCAATGTGCGGTTATCATGTTCGACGTGACAGCGCGGCTCACATACAAGAACGTCCCCACGTGGCACCGTGACCTCTGCCGTGTGTGTGAGAACATCCCCATCGTTCTCTGCGGGAACAAGGTCGATGTGAAGAACAGGCAAGTGAAGGCTAAGCAGGTGACGTTCCACAGGAAGAAGAATCTTCAGTACTACGAGATCTCCGCGAAGAGTAACTACAACTTTGAGAAGCCTTTCTTGTACCTCGCTAGGAAGCTCGCTGGTGACCAGAACCTTCACTTTGTTGAGTCGCCGGCTCTTGCTCCCCCTGAGGTTCACATTGACGTTGCTGAGCAGCAGAGGAACGAGGCTGATCTCATTGCCGCAGCCGCTCAGCCTCTtccagatgatgatgatgatgctttTGAGTAA
- the LOC103856414 gene encoding tRNA dimethylallyltransferase 9, whose protein sequence is MVTSSSVFLTARTCCLRLQPPCLLLRRRLCGATACSVSLNGNTSNKKRNSDKEKVIVISGPTGAGKSRLALELAKRLNGEIISADSVQVYKGLDVGSAKPSASDRKEVPHHLIDILHPSQDYSVGQFFEDGRQATKDILSRGRVPIVTGGTGLYLRWFIYGKPDVPKPSPEIISEVHDILLHFQTDHNWDAAVEFVVNAGDQKASSLARNDWYRLKRSLEILKSTGSPPSSFRVPYDSFRDNLNSPDANDDFSENDISVQNVQTDLDYDFLCFFLSSPRIDLYRSIDLRCEDMLSGADGVLSEARWLLDLGLLPNTSSATRAIGYRQAMEYLSKCRQQGGVSSPGEFYWFLNKFQQVSRNFAKRQMTWFRCEPMYHWLNASKPLDTILEFIYDAYEKEAETLVVPDSIRMNKEMRNSREANALKAYRPRNRHFVGREDCSSVLEWIRNEGCKSEVSCMEGAAI, encoded by the exons ATGGTGACTAGCAGTAGCGTATTCTTGACTGCCCGTACATGTTGCTTGAGGCTGCAACCGCCGTGCCTTTTACTGCGCCGGAGATTATGCGGAGCCACCGCTTGCTCTGTTTCTCTAAACGGGAACACTTCGAATAAGAAGAGAAACTCCGATAAGGAGAAGGTGATTGTGATATCTGGTCCCACCGGCGCCGGGAAAAGCAGGCTTGCCTTGGAGCTAGCTAAGCGTCTCAACGGCGAAATCATCAGTGCTGACTCCGTCCAG GTGTACAAAGGCCTTGATGTTGGATCAGCCAAGCCATCAGCAAGTGATAGAAAG GAGGTGCCTCATCATCTTATCGACATTCTGCATCCCTCTCAAG ACTACTCCGTGGGGCAATTTTTCGAAGACGGAAGGCAAGCTACTAAAGACATTCTTAGTAGAGGGCGTGTTCCCATAGTCACAGGTGGCACTGGACTGTACCTGCGATG GTTTATCTATGGGAAGCCAGATGTGCCAAAGCCTTCTCCAGAGATCATCTCTGAGGTCCACGATATACTACTTCATTTTCAGACCGATCATAACTGGGATGCAGCTGTTGAGTTCGTGGTCAATGCTGGTGATCAGAAGGCCTCTTCTTTAGCTCGTAATGATTGGTACAGACTTAAGCGTAGCCTCGAGATACTCAAG TCAACTGGATCTCCACCGTCTTCCTTTCGTGTTCCATATGATTCTTTTCGAGATAATttgaattctcctgatgccaatGATGACTTCAGTGAGAATGATATCTCTGTCCAAAACGTACAGACGGATTTGGACTATgactttctttgttttttccTGTCAAGCCCACGGATTGATCTCTATAGATCTATTGACTTAAGATGTGAAGACATGCTCTCAG GTGCTGATGGAGTTTTGTCAGAAGCTAGATGGCTTCTTGATCTTGGTCTTCTTCCAAACACAAGTTCTGCAACTCGGGCCATTGGCTACAGACag GCTATGGAATATCTGTCAAAATGTCGTCAACAAGGGGGTGTAAGTTCCCCTGGAGAGTTTTATTGGTTTTTGAACAAATTTCAGCAAGTCTCCAG GAACTTTGCAAAAAGGCAAATGACATGGTTTAGGTGTGAGCCTATGTACCATTGGCTTAACGCTTCTAAACCACTG GATACAATACTTGAGTTCATTTACGATGCTTATGAGAAGGAAGCAGAGACGCTGGTGGTGCCAGATTCTATTAGGATGAACAAAGAAATGAGAAACTCTCGAGAAGCTAATGCACTAAAGGCCTACCGCCCCAGAAATAG GCATTTTGTTGGAAGAGAGGATTGTTCTTCGGTGTTGGAGTGGATCAGAAATGAAGGATGTAAGAGTGAAGTTTCATGCATGGAAGGAGCCGCAATATAG
- the LOC103856410 gene encoding 26S proteasome regulatory subunit 8 homolog A, with product MAAVGIETRRPEGAMEETCNVKGAVAKQGEGLKQYYLQHIDELQRLLRHKTNNLNRLEAQRNDLNSRVRMLREELQLLQEPGSYVGEVVKVMGKNKVLVKVHPEGKYVVDIDKSIDITKLTPSTRVALRNDSYVLHLVLPSKVDPLVNLMKVEKVPDSTYDMIGGLDQQIKEIKEVIELPIKHPELFESLGIAQPKGVLLYGPPGTGKTLLARAVAHHTDCTFIRVSGSELVQKYIGEGSRMVRELFVMAREHAPSIIFMDEIDSIGSARMESGSGNGDSEVQRTMLELLNQLDGFEASNKIKVLMATNRIDILDQALLRPGRIDRKIEFPNPNEDSRCDILKIHSRKMNLMRGIDLKKIAEKMNGASGAELKAVCTEAGMFALRERRVHVTQEDFEMAVAKVMKKDTEKNMSLRKLWK from the exons ATGGCAGCCGTAGGAATCGAGACGAGGCGTCCTGAGGGTGCGATGGAGGAAACCTGCAACGTGAAGGGAGCGGTGGCGAAACAAGGAGAGGGGCTTAAGCAGTACTATCTCCAGCACATCGACGAGCTCCAGCGACTTCTCCGCCACAAAACTAACAACCTCAATCGCCTCGAAGCTCAGAGGAACGATCTCAACTCTCGAG TACGAATGCTGAGAGAAGAGTTGCAGCTGCTTCAGGAACCTGGGTCCTATGTGGGTGAAGTGGTCAAAGTGATGGGAAAAAACAAGGTCTTGGTTAAG GTTCATCCAGAGGGGAAGTATGTTGTTGATATTGACAAAAGTATAGACATAACTAAACTTACCCCATCTACAAGAGTTGCTCTCCGTAATGATAGCTATGTTCTCCACCTTGTCCTGCCAAGTAAAGTTGATCCCCTGGTTAACCTAATGAAAGTTGAGAAGGTTCCTGACTCCACTTATGACATGATTGGTGGTCTTGACCAGCAAATTAAGGAAATTAAGGAG GTCATTGAGCTTCCAATCAAGCATCCTGAATTGTTTGAGTCTCTTGGAATCGCTCAGCCAAAG GGTGTGTTGCTATATGGTCCACCCGGAACTGGGAAGACACTTTTGGCTCGGGCTGTGGCACATCACACTGACTGTACCTTCATCAGAGTTTCTGGTTCGGAGCTGGTccagaaatacattggagaagGTTCTAGAATGGTCAGAGAACTTTTTGTGATGGCAAG GGAGCATGCACCATCAATCATCTTTATGGATGAGATCGATAGTATTGGGTCTGCTCGTATGGAATCTGGAAGTGGAAACGGTGACAGTGAAGTTCAGCGTACTATGCTTGAGCTTCTCAATCAACTTGACGGGTTCGAAGCGTCAAACAAAATCAAG GTTTTGATGGCGACAAATCGTATTGATATTCTGGATCAAGCTCTTCTCAGGCCAGGAAGGATTGATAGGAAAATCGAATTCCCCAATCCTAATGAAGAT TCACGTTGTGATATCTTGAAGATCCACTCGAGGAAAATGAACCTGATGCGTGGAATTGATCTGAAAAAGATTGCAGAGAAGATGAATGGTGCTTCAGGTGCCGAACTGAAG GCTGTGTGCACGGAGGCGGGAATGTTTGCTCTGAGGGAGAGGAGAGTACACGTGACACAGGAAGACTTTGAGATGGCAGTGGCGAAGGTTATGAAGAAAGACACAGAGAAGAACATGTCTCTGCGTAAGCTCTGGAAGTAG
- the LOC103856415 gene encoding uncharacterized protein LOC103856415, with amino-acid sequence MQRLQISSRPSEEFLINISPDSSSPDDLVVYDVAKKDMMLHNNSYKSANGERAIHLIPLVLFLCAFVLWSFSSVTTNL; translated from the coding sequence ATGCAGAGGTTACAAATTAGTTCTCGGCCATCCGAAGAGTTCCTGATCAACATCTCCCCGGATTCTTCAAGCCCAGATGATCTCGTGGTCTATGATGTCGCCAAGAAGGATATGATGCTTCACAATAATAGTTACAAGTCTGCTAATGGAGAGAGAGCTATTCACCTAATCCCTCTTGTTCTCTTTCTATGTGCTTTTGTTCTTTGGTCTTTTTCAAGTGTTACTACTAATCTCTAG
- the LOC103856417 gene encoding acyl-protein thioesterase 2: MSLSGAAAVGSSRNLKRAVEFGKTHVVRPKGKHQATIVWLHGLGDNGSSWSQILETLPLPNIKWICPTAPSQPISLFGGFPSTAWFDVVDLTENGPDDVEGLDVAAAHVANLLANEPADIKLGVGGFSMGAGTSLYSATCFALGKYGNGNPYPINLSAVIGLSGWLPCAKTLTGKLEEEQIKNRAASLPILVCHGKGDDVVPFKFGEKSSQALLSHGFKKTTFKAYGALGHYTIPQETEDVCAWLTSTLGLEG; this comes from the exons ATGAGTCTCTCTGGTGCTGCTGCAGTTGGTTCAA GCAGAAATTTGAAAAGAGCGGTGGAGTTTGGGAAAACTCATGTGGTTAGGCCCAAAGGGAAGCATCAAGCTACTATTGTCTGGCTACATGGTCTTGGCGACAATGGCTCCAG CTGGTCCCAGATTTTGGAGACCCTTCCTCTTCCGAAT ATCAAATGGATCTGCCCTACAGCTCCTTCTCAGCCAATAAGTCTTTTTGGTGGTTTTCCCTCCACAGCTT GGTTTGATGTTGTGGACCTCACTGAAAATGGACCTGATGATGTAGAAGGACTGGATGTGGCTGCCGCACATGTTGCAAATCTGTTGGCAAATGAGCCTGCTGACA TTAAGTTAGGTGTTGGAGGGTTCAGCATGGGGGCAGGGACGTCTCTGTATTCTGCGACTTGTTTTGCTCTTGGTAAATATGGAAATGGCAATCCTTACCCTATCAATTTAAGTGCAGTGATTGGCTTAAGTGGGTGGCTTCCTTGTGCAAA GACACTGACTGGTAAACTAGAAGAGGAGCAGATCAAGAACCGAGCTGCATCGTTACCCATTTTAGTTTGTCATGGAAAAG GTGATGATGTTGTACCGTTCAAGTTTGGGGAGAAATCTTCACAGGCCTTGTTATCACATGGGTTTAAGAAGACGACCTTCAAAGCTTACGGTGCACTTGGTCACTACACAATCCCACAGGAGACAGAGGATGTATGCGCGTGGTTGACATCCACCCTCGGCCTCGAAGGTTGA
- the LOC103856419 gene encoding NADH-cytochrome b5 reductase-like protein isoform X2, translated as MATSFFRRLARSAPIAFPAALRSQIKSGHGTFRFSAGAIAALSGGFSCYYLTSGNNLAYLDQAKEETGPKTALNPDKWLEFKLQDTATVSHNTKLFRFSFDPSANLGLHVASCLLTRAPLGYNAEGKTKYVVRPYTPISDPEAKGYFDLLIKVYPDGKMSQHFASLKPGDVLEVKGPIEKFKYSPNMKKHIGMIAGGSGITPMLQVIDTIVKNPEDNTKITLLYANVSPDDILLKQKLDALQANHPNLKVFYTVDNPTKNWKGGVGYVSKDMALKGLPLPADDTLILVCGPPGMMEHVSGGKAPDWSQGEVKGILKELGFTEQMVFKF; from the exons ATGGCGACCTCCTTCTTCCGACGACTCGCTAGGTCAGCTCCGATCGCATTCCCCGCCGCACTCCGATCGCAAATCAAATCTGGTCATGGTACTTTCCGATTCTCCGCCGGCGCGATCGCGGCACTTTCCGGCGGATTCTCCTGTTACTACCTCACCTCCGGCAACAATCTG GCGTATCTGGATCAAGCTAAGGAAGAGACTGGACCCAAAACAG CTCTGAACCCTGACAAATGGCTCGAGTTCAAGCTCCAAGACACTGCTACTGTTAGCCACAACACCAAGTTGTTCAG GTTCTCATTTGACCCCTCAGCTAATTTGGGTCTGCATGTTGCTTCTTGTCTCCTCACAAG GGCTCCTTTAGGCTATAATGCTGAAGGGAAAACGAAATATGTCGTTAGACC TTACACTCCTATATCAGACCCAGAGGCTAAGGGCTATTTCGATCTACTGATTAAG GTATACCCAGATGGAAAAATGAGTCAGCATTTTGCCAGCTTAAAACCGGGGGATGTGTTGGAAGTGAAAGG ACCCATTGAGAAGTTCAAATATTCGCCTAATATGAAGAAACATATTGGCATG ATTGCTGGTGGAAGTGGGATTACTCCAATGCTTCAGGTGATCGATACCATTGTGAAGAATCCTGAGGACAACACGAAG ATAACACTACTCTATGCCAATGTTTCTCCGGATGATATACTTCTAAAGCAAAAGCTCGATGCACTTCAGGCAAACCACCCAAACCTGAAG GTATTCTATACTGTTGACAATCCTACTAAAAATTGGAAAGGAGGAGTAGGTTACGTTTCAAAGGATATGGCTCTGAAAGGCTTACCTCTTCCTGCTGACGATACACTTATCCTC GTGTGTGGTCCTCCTGGGATGATGGAGCATGTATCCGGAGGCAAAGCTCCAGACTGGTCACAAGGAGAG GTTAAGGGAATACTCAAGGAACTCGGATTCACAGAGCAAATGGTTTTCAAATTCTGA
- the LOC103856416 gene encoding probable receptor-like protein kinase At5g20050, with translation MEDKKANIIATLTILSLLLVIIAARVYLKLSKPFYLLAGVDISLILAVFCFLVIRSRYNRERKNLESRYISEGRELRIEYSFLRKVAGVPTKFKLEDLEEATDGFRVQIGKGGSGSVFKGVLKDGSQVAVKRIEGEEKGEREFRSEVAAIASVQHKNLVRLYGYSSVNRYRFLVYEYIPNSSLDVWIFPGKRRLGGCLTWDQRYQVAIDVAKALSYLHNDCRSKILHLDVKPENILLDEDYRAVVTDFGLSKLVARDESRVVTEIRGTCGYLAPEWLLEHGISEKSDVYSYGIVLLEMIGGRRSITRVENKRTKKKKLEYFPRIVNQKMRERRVMEIVDQRLIEAKEVGDEGQVMKLVCVALWCIQEKAKNRPDMATVVEMLEGRVTVNEPPDSKLVVVDLLAAAGGGDDDVDDVTTGVRRVVEMPKLHIQRGRHFRFPSVCSSIISPVSPR, from the coding sequence ATGGAAGACAAGAAAGCGAACATAATCGCTACTCTAACCATCTTATCCCTCCTCCTCGTCATAATCGCCGCCCGTGTTtatctaaaactctccaaacccttTTACCTCCTCGCCGGCGTCGACATCTCATTAATCCTCGCCGTGTTCTGCTTCCTCGTAATCCGAAGCCGTTACAACAGAGAGAGAAAGAACCTCGAGTCAAGATACATCTCAGAAGGCAGAGAGCTCAGAATCGAGTACAGCTTCCTCCGAAAAGTCGCCGGAGTCCCGACCAAGTTCAAGCTCGAGGATCTCGAAGAAGCCACCGACGGGTTCAGAGTCCAGATCGGGAAAGGAGGATCAGGCTCTGTGTTCAAAGGAGTTTTAAAAGACGGAAGCCAAGTAGCTGTGAAGAGAATCGAAGGAGAAGAGAAAGGAGAAAGAGAGTTTAGGTCAGAGGTAGCTGCTATAGCTTCCGTGCAGCACAAGAATCTAGTTCGTCTTTACGGTTATTCATCGGTAAATCGTTATAGATTCTTAGTCTACGAATACATACCAAACTCATCTCTCGATGTATGGATCTTCCCGGGAAAGAGAAGACTAGGAGGTTGCTTGACGTGGGACCAAAGGTACCAAGTTGCAATCGATGTAGCGAAAGCCCTATCTTATCTTCACAATGATTGTCGGTCCAAGATCTTGCATCTCGACGTTAAGCCGGAGAACATTCTCCTCGACGAGGATTATAGAGCCGTGGTAACGGACTTTGGACTCTCCAAGCTTGTTGCTAGAGACGAGAGCCGAGTAGTAACGGAGATTCGCGGCACGTGCGGGTATCTAGCGCCAGAGTGGCTTCTAGAGCACGGTATCTCCGAGAAGTCTGATGTTTACAGCTACGGGATCGTGCTCCTAGAGATGATAGGAGGAAGGAGAAGTATAACGAGGGTGGAGAACAAGAggaccaagaagaagaagttggagTATTTTCCGAGGATCGTGAACCAGAAGATGAGAGAGAGGAGAGTGATGGAGATTGTGGATCAACGGTTGATAGAAGCCAAGGAGGTTGGTGATGAAGGGCAGGTGATGAAGCTGGTGTGTGTGGCGCTTTGGTGTATACAGGAGAAGGCTAAGAACAGGCCTGATATGGCTACGGTGGTTGAGATGCTTGAAGGGAGAGTTACGGTGAATGAGCCGCCGGATTCTAAACTTGTTGTGGTCGATCTTTTGGCGGCAGctggtggtggtgatgatgatgttgatgatgtGACTACAGGTGTAAGAAGGGTTGTGGAGATGCCAAAATTGCATATTCAGAGGGGGAGGCATTTTCGTTTTCCGTCTGTTTGTTCTAGTATCATTTCTCCAGTTTCTCCACGTTAG
- the LOC103856418 gene encoding nudix hydrolase 19, chloroplastic yields MLALFLSSSSSYLTLSRSVTLHLFRRTTLSSLTMSTNLRTHAYAGNPLKSKTPKSTDTFSPSSAFESLKVLIPLIPNHPAPSPDFKVLPFSKGRPLVFSSGGGDASTTTPIWHLGWISLSDCKGMLASRGVDMDEDSLVYLGPKVEEDLVCWAVDVSEEEDGVVSVLESRKLCFVELRTLMVAADWVDQRAMDELAIAGHARALLEWHNVSRFCGSCGGTNVPKEAGRRKQCSNKACGKRVYPRVDPVVIMLVINQENDRALLSRQSRYVPRMWSCLAGFIEPGESLEEAVRRETWEETGIEVGDVVYHSSQPWPVGPSSMPCQLMLGFFAFAKTLDINVDKEELEDAQWHSREDVKKALTFAEYRKAQRTAASKIEQICKGVEKSKSLTTDFNVESGELAPMFIPGPFAIAHHLISTWVDQGSGNVHSKPQASVSLSSL; encoded by the exons atgcttgctctcttcctctcttcttcttcttcgtaccTCACACTCTCCAGATCCGTAACTCTCCACCTATTCCGACGAACAACACTCTCATCTCTTACAATGTCAACGAACCTAAGAACTCACGCCTACGCAGGCAACCCCTTGAAATCAAAAACCCCAAAATCCACCGACACCTTCTCACCTTCCTCCGCCTTCGAATCCCTCAAAGTCCTGATCCCGCTAATCCCAAACCACCCCGCGCCTTCCCCTGATTTCAAAGTCCTTCCCTTCAGCAAAGGCCGCCCGCTGGTGTTCTCCAGCGGCGGCGGAGACGCTTCCACCACGACGCCTATCTGGCACCTGGGGTGGATCAGCTTGTCTGATTGCAAGGGTATGCTGGCGAGCCGCGGGGTTGATATGGACGAGGACTCGCTTGTGTATTTAGGACCCAAGGTGGAGGAAGATTTGGTGTGTTGGGCTGTTGATGTGTCTGAAGAAGAGGACGGCGTCGTTTCGGTGTTGGAAAGTAGGAAGCTTTGTTTCGTCGAGCTGAGGACTTTGATGGTGGCTGCTGATTGGGTGGATCAGCGCGCTATGGATGAGTTGGCTATTGCAGGACAT GCCAGGGCATTGCTTGAGTGGCACAATGTATCAAGATTCTGTGGGTCTTGTGGAGGTACAAATGTTCCAAAGGAAGCAGGAAGGAGAAAGCAATGTTCAAACAAGGCTTGCGGAAAGCGGGTTTATCCCCGGGTTGACCCG GTGGTTATAATGTTAGTTATTAATCAAGAGAATGATCGCGCGCTTTTAAGCAGACAATCTAGATATGTACCCAGGATGTGGAGTTGTTTAGCTGGATTTATTGAG CCAGGGGAAAGCTTAGAAGAGGCTGTGAGGCGAGAAACATGGGAAGAGACAGGCATTGAAGTAGGAGACGTTGTCTACCACAGCTCTCAGCCTTGGCCTG TGGGACCAAGTAGCATGCCGTGCCAACTGATGTTGGGGTTCTTTGCTTTCGCCAAGACTCTTGACATAAACGTAGACAAGGAAGAGTTAGAAG ATGCTCAATGGCACAGCAGAGAAGATGTGAAGAAAGCACTGACCTTTGCAGAATACAGGAAGGCGCAAAGAACAGCGGCTTCAAAGATAGAGCAAATCTGTAAAGGTGTGGAGAAAAGCAAGAGTCTAACAACTGATTTCAATGTGGAAAGCGGCGAGCTCGCTCCTATGTTCATCCCGGGGCCATTTGCCATTGCTCACCACCTGATCTCAACGTGGGTAGATCAGGGCTCTGGCAATGTTCACTCAAAACCACAAGCTAGTGTCTCTCTCTCGAGTTTGTAG